The following are encoded in a window of Alosa sapidissima isolate fAloSap1 chromosome 10, fAloSap1.pri, whole genome shotgun sequence genomic DNA:
- the LOC121720391 gene encoding cathepsin K-like isoform X2, with protein sequence MRMILCGSVLLVVGSVLVHATHNPALDAAWEDWKSTHQREYFGWGEMAIRRTIWETNMQLIEAHNQEYELGIHSYELGMNHLGDMTIEEVVGKMMGFRPDMQEGSNDNRFVPEAKPLPRIIDYRKKRGYVTSVKQQGSCGSCWAFSAAGALEGQLKKKGKNLVDLSPQNLVDCVGKNQGCCGGYMTNAFNYVRNNGLASDNAYPYTNMAGKCMYNNSMKVATCKGYKSIDNGDEAAMAAAVAQNGPVAVALDASQPTFLFYNRGVYTDYYCNPGHLTHAVLVVGYTENAWIVKNSWGKTWGDGGYIYVKKGNNVCGIANMASFPVV encoded by the exons ATGAG AATGATCCTTTGTGGAAGTGTGCTGTTGGTGGTTGGATCTGTTTTGGTCCATGCCACACACAACCCAGCTCTGGACGCAGCATGGGAGGACTGGAAATCAACCCACCAGAGAGAGTACTTCGGTTGG GGTGAGATGGCCATCCGCAGGACCATCTGGGAGACGAACATGCAGCTGATTGAGGCGCACAACCAGGAGTATGAGCTGGGGATCCACTCCTACGAGCTGGGCATGAACCACCTGGGGGACATG ACAATAGAAGAAGTTGTGGGGAAGATGATGGGATTCAGACCTGACATGCAGGAAGGGAGCAATGACAACAGATTTGTCCCTGAGGCGAAACCACTGCCCCGCATCATTGACTACCGAAAAAAAAGGGGCTATGTCACCTCTGTCAAGCAACAG GGCTCCTGTGGCTCCTGCTGGGCCTTTAGTGCTGCTGGAGCTCTGGAGGGCCAGCTGAAGAAGAAAGGGAAGAACCTGGTGGATCTGAGTCCCCAGAACCTGGTGGACTGCGTGGGGAAGAACCAAGGGTGCTGTGGAGGTTACATGACCAACGCATTCAACTATGTCCGCAATAATGGCTTAGCCTCTGACAACGCATACCCATATACAAACATG GCAGGAAAGTGTATGTACAATAACTCTATGAAGGTAGCCACATGTAAAGGCTACAAGAGCATTGACAATGGGGACGAGGCGGCCATGGCTGCAGCTGTAGCTCAGAACGGCCCCGTCGCTGTGGCTCTTGATGCAAGTCAGCCAACATTTCTTTTCTACAATCGAG GTGTGTACACTGATTACTACTGCAATCCTGGCCATTTAACTCATGCAGTCCTTGTAGTGGGGTACACCGAAAACGCCTGGATTGTGAAGAACAG CTGGGGCAAGACATGGGGAGATGGAGGCTACATCTACGTTAAGAAGGGTAACAATGTCTGTGGCATTGCCAACATGGCCAGTTTTCCAGTTGTGTGA
- the LOC121720391 gene encoding cathepsin K-like isoform X1, protein MSGMILCGSVLLVVGSVLVHATHNPALDAAWEDWKSTHQREYFGWGEMAIRRTIWETNMQLIEAHNQEYELGIHSYELGMNHLGDMTIEEVVGKMMGFRPDMQEGSNDNRFVPEAKPLPRIIDYRKKRGYVTSVKQQGSCGSCWAFSAAGALEGQLKKKGKNLVDLSPQNLVDCVGKNQGCCGGYMTNAFNYVRNNGLASDNAYPYTNMAGKCMYNNSMKVATCKGYKSIDNGDEAAMAAAVAQNGPVAVALDASQPTFLFYNRGVYTDYYCNPGHLTHAVLVVGYTENAWIVKNSWGKTWGDGGYIYVKKGNNVCGIANMASFPVV, encoded by the exons ATGTCAGG AATGATCCTTTGTGGAAGTGTGCTGTTGGTGGTTGGATCTGTTTTGGTCCATGCCACACACAACCCAGCTCTGGACGCAGCATGGGAGGACTGGAAATCAACCCACCAGAGAGAGTACTTCGGTTGG GGTGAGATGGCCATCCGCAGGACCATCTGGGAGACGAACATGCAGCTGATTGAGGCGCACAACCAGGAGTATGAGCTGGGGATCCACTCCTACGAGCTGGGCATGAACCACCTGGGGGACATG ACAATAGAAGAAGTTGTGGGGAAGATGATGGGATTCAGACCTGACATGCAGGAAGGGAGCAATGACAACAGATTTGTCCCTGAGGCGAAACCACTGCCCCGCATCATTGACTACCGAAAAAAAAGGGGCTATGTCACCTCTGTCAAGCAACAG GGCTCCTGTGGCTCCTGCTGGGCCTTTAGTGCTGCTGGAGCTCTGGAGGGCCAGCTGAAGAAGAAAGGGAAGAACCTGGTGGATCTGAGTCCCCAGAACCTGGTGGACTGCGTGGGGAAGAACCAAGGGTGCTGTGGAGGTTACATGACCAACGCATTCAACTATGTCCGCAATAATGGCTTAGCCTCTGACAACGCATACCCATATACAAACATG GCAGGAAAGTGTATGTACAATAACTCTATGAAGGTAGCCACATGTAAAGGCTACAAGAGCATTGACAATGGGGACGAGGCGGCCATGGCTGCAGCTGTAGCTCAGAACGGCCCCGTCGCTGTGGCTCTTGATGCAAGTCAGCCAACATTTCTTTTCTACAATCGAG GTGTGTACACTGATTACTACTGCAATCCTGGCCATTTAACTCATGCAGTCCTTGTAGTGGGGTACACCGAAAACGCCTGGATTGTGAAGAACAG CTGGGGCAAGACATGGGGAGATGGAGGCTACATCTACGTTAAGAAGGGTAACAATGTCTGTGGCATTGCCAACATGGCCAGTTTTCCAGTTGTGTGA